One Panicum virgatum strain AP13 chromosome 9K, P.virgatum_v5, whole genome shotgun sequence genomic region harbors:
- the LOC120647347 gene encoding E3 ubiquitin-protein ligase WAV3-like isoform X2, with the protein MGEAWSRAKRALATSLCISVPARQMAIEDSPPEAGVAEPSSSLAQEKAESASVSLRRLTSFGSRSSQICSICLGGMRSGIGQALFTAECSHKFHFHCISSNVKHGNLICPICRAEWKELPGAQPADANYGRARVSPLNWPQDEGHMAVVRRLSNTYSGNLQEHLPFFRTPEAGIFNDDELIELQSDTANEHDAVTGSVEIKTYSEFPAIRQSVAQEVFAVLIHLKAPKSSHSACSRAPLDLVTVLDVSGSMAGTKLALLKCAMSFVIQTLGPNDRLSVIAFSSIARRLFPLRRMTLTGKQRALQDVSSLVASGGTNIAGGLKRGAKVIEDRQLKNPVCSIILLSDGQDTHTLLSDRGLLNYSALVPPSILPGTGHHVQIHTFGFGSDHDSAAMHAIADISSGTFSFIDAEGSIQDGFAQCIGGLLSVVIKEMRLSIECVDDGVLLTSIKSGGYTSQVAENGHSGSVDIGDLYADEERGFLVTLHVPAATGKTHLIKPTCTYDDAITTENIKVQGEEVSVQRPAHFVDCKMSPEVERELHRVQATEDMSAAQAAAEGGAFSQAVAILEGCRRILESQAAQSLDNQCLSLITELREMQDRVESRQRYEESGRAFMLSGLSSHTWQRATARGDSTDLTTTIHTYQTPSMVDMLQRSQTLAAPGVDTLNRSPTMAPSHRSPHRFRLPTRSTKSFSSQPL; encoded by the exons ATGGGGGAGGCGTGGAGCCGCGCCAAGCGCGCGCTCGCCACCAGCCTCTGCATCAGCGTGCCCGCGCGCCAGATGGCCATCGAGGACTCGCCGCCGGAGGCGGGGGTGGCTGAGCCGTCGTCTTCTTTGGCCCAGGAGAAGGCGGAGTCCGCCTCCGTGTCTCTGCGGCGGCTGACAAGCTTTGGGAGCCGGAGCTCGCAG ATATGTTCAATTTGCCTTGGAGGCATGAGATCAGGGATCGGACAGGCCTTGTTCACAGCTGAATGCTCCCACAAATTCCATTTTCATTGCATATCTTCAAATGTCAAGCATGGCAACCTTATCTGCCCGATATGCCGTGCTGAGTGGAAAGAACTCCCAGGTGCTCAACCTGCAGATGCCAATTATGGAAGAGCTAGAGTAAGCCCACTAAATTGGCCCCAGGATGAAGGGCACATGGCTGTTGTCCGCAGGCTTTCCAATACATACAGTGGAAACCTGCAGGAGCACCTTCCTTTCTTCCGTACACCAGAGGCAGGCATCTTCAATGATGATGAGCTCATAGAGCTTCAGTCTGATACAGCAAATGAACATGATGCAGTCACTGGTTCAGTTGAAATCAAGACATATTCAGAATTTCCTGCTATACGACAGTCTGTGGCCCAGGAGGTCTTTGCTGTATTAATCCATCTCAAGGCTCCAAAATCCTCTCACTCAGCATGCTCCCGTGCACCTCTTGACCTTGTCACTGTTCTTGATGTCAGCGGTAGCATGGCAGGGACCAAGCTTGCACTTCTGAAGTGTGCCATGAGCTTTGTCATACAAACCCTTGGACCCAACGACCGCCTGTCTGTCATTGCCTTCTCATCCATAGCACGGAGACTCTTTCCTCTTCGCCGAATGACATTAACTGGTAAGCAGCGAGCCTTGCAAGATGTCAGTTCACTTGTTGCAAGTGGTGGCACAAACATTGCTGGCGGGCTAAAGAGAGGTGCTAAAGTGATCGAGGACCGTCAGTTGAAGAACCCAGTCTGTAGCATCATTCTTCTCTCTGATGGTCAAGACACACATACCCTCCTTTCTGACAGGGGTTTGCTAAATTACAGCGCCCTTGTCCCACCTTCAATTCTTCCCGGAACAGGTCATCATGTCCAGATCCACACCTTTGGTTTTGGATCAGATCATGATTCTGCTGCCATGCATGCTATTGCTGATATATCTAGTGGCACATTTTCATTTATTGATGCTGAAGGCTCGATCCAAGATGGGTTTGCTCAGTGTATTGGCGGGCTCCTGAGTGTAGTTATTAAGGAGATGCGTTTGAGCATTGAATGTGTTGATGACGGTGTGCTGCTGACGTCCATCAAGTCAGGCGGCTATACAAGTCAGGTTGCTGAAAATGGCCATAGTGGTTCAGTTGATATTGGAGACCTGTATGCAGATGAAGAGCGGGGGTTTCTGGTCACTCTACATGTCCCAGCTGCGACGGGGAAGACTCATCTGATCAAACCTACATGCACATACGACGACGCAATCACCACTGAGAATATCAAAGTACAGGGTGAAGAAGTGAGCGTTCAGCGCCCTGCACATTTTGTGGACTGCAAAATGTCTCCTGAAGTTGAACGTGAGTTGCACCGTGTTCAAGCCACAGAGGACATGTCTGCCGCACAGGCTGCAGCTGAGGGGGGTGCTTTTTCTCAGGCCGTTGCGATTCTCGAAGGCTGTAGGAGGATACTGGAATCACAAGCTGCACAATCTTTAGATAACCAATGCTTGTCATTGATAACAGAGCTGAGGGAGATGCAGGATAGGGTGGAGAGCCGGCAAAGGTACGAGGAATCAGGCAGGGCGTTCATGCTGTCTGGCCTGAGCTCACACACATGGCAGAGAGCAACCGCACGTGGTGACTCGACTGATCTCACTACCACTATTCACACATATCAGACGCCATCCATGGTTGACATGCTTCAGCGCTCTCAGACTCTTGCTGCCCCTGGTGTTGACACGCTGAACCGCTCCCCAACTATGGCTCCTTCACATAGGTCTCCACATAGGTTCAGGCTGCCAACCAGGTCAACGAAATCCTTCTCCAGTCAGCCCCTGTGA
- the LOC120647348 gene encoding transcription factor MYB106-like: MDAISSLMLQEGWRKGPWTALEDRLLTEYVQQHGEGSWNSVAELTGLRRSGKSCRLRWVNYLRPDLKRGKITPDEETVILQLHAMLGNRWSAIARCLPGRTDNEIKNYWRTHFKKARPSRRARAQLLHQYQLQQQEQRRQYLQSLHLLHQHQQQQLQLLQQQSQQLMMTQQQSPPEPDHQAAVMAMVSNDDQQGSPASTAEHCTLPVPDDDDALLWDSLWKLVDGDGCADGSSGGEYYTARTPV, translated from the exons ATGGACGCGATCAGCAGCCTGATGCTGCAGGAGGGGTGGAGGAAGGGGCCATGGACGGCGCTGGAGGACAGGCTGCTCACCGAGTACGTGCAGCAGCACGGCGAGGGCAGCTGGAACTCTGTCGCCGAGCTCACAG GGCTGCGGCGGAGCGGGAAGAGCTGCCGGCTGCGGTGGGTGAACTACCTCCGGCCGGACCTGAAGCGGGGCAAGATCACCCCCGACGAGGAGACCGTCATCCTCCAGCTCCACGCCATGCTCGGCAACAG GTGGTCGGCGATCGCGCGGTGCCTGCCGGGGCGGACGGACAACGAGATCAAGAACTACTGGCGGACGCACTTCAAGAAGGCCCggccgtcgcgccgcgcccgggcGCAGCTGCTCCACCAGTACCAGctccagcagcaggagcagcgccGCCAGTACCTCCAGAGCCTGCACCTcctgcaccagcaccagcagcagcagctgcagctgctccagcAGCAGAGCCAGCAGCTGATGATGACCCAGCAGCAGAGCCCGCCGGAGCCCGACCACCAGGCCGCCGTCATGGCGATGGTCAGCAACGACGACCAGCAGGGCAGCCCGGCGTCGACGGCCGAGCACTGCACGCTCCCGGtcccggacgacgacgacgcgctgCTGTGGGACAGCCTGTGGAAGCTCGTCGACGGGGACGGCTGCGCCGACGGCTCCAGCGGCGGCGAGTACTACACGGCGCGTACGCCAGTGtaa
- the LOC120647349 gene encoding E3 ubiquitin-protein ligase WAV3-like has protein sequence MERPQQSNPCPICTGGMAGGGGQAIFTAECSHTFHFHCISTSVAHGRLVCPLCNAQWRELPVSPPSAVPPTLPRQAFPRMEAMHGFQPPPPPLRSADPEVFDDDDQVDPPCVHDGQRREAAAVSSGLLAVKTHAEYSAVARDSSHDNFAVLVHVKAPGIVDGAAAASEAAAAPRAPLDLVTVLDVSGSMHRDKLALVKQAMGFVIDSLGPDDRLSVVSFSSGARRVTRLLRMSAIGKGVAAEAVESLTAGGSTNIAEGLRTAAKVLGERRYRNAVSSVILLSDGQDNHTVRRTRSSVPNYEALVPPSFVPAGTGNRSAPIHTFGFGHKHDAAAMHIIAEATGGTFSYIENEAVIQDAFAQCIAGLLTVVVQEARVAIASEHPGVRISSIKSGRYESRVDEDGRSASVAVGELYADEERRFLLFLSVPTAEATDGESETPLISVRCSYREAAGGAHVDVTAEDAVVARPEHAADAERSAEVERERVRVEAIEDIAAARAAAERGAHQEAAAILGYRRRAVARSSAARGGGDPTSAALGTELRRMCKRVATRESYRGSGRAYVLAGLSSHEQQRATSRQLRPLRQTLAGGEGGAGEAMNSEVTELMEYLGGGGPGGDAGASSAAAAEGPSENEAEGTASYLTPAMRAMLLRSRRAREASAEQQQEQQPKAAEEAGGSESKEL, from the exons ATGGAACGTCCTCAACAG AGCAACCCCTGCCCCATTTGCACCGGcggcatggccggcggcggcgggcaggccATCTTCACGGCGGAGTGCTCCCACACGTTCCACTTCCACTGCATTTCCACCAGCGTCGCGCACGGCCGCCTCGTCTGCCCGCTCTGCAACGCGCAGTGGCGCGAGCTGCCGGTGTCACCGCCGTCGGCGGTGCCACCGACGCTACCGCGGCAGGCATTTCCCCGCATGGAGGCCATGCACGGatttcagccgccgccgccgccgctccgctccgcggACCCGGAGGtgttcgacgacgacgaccaggTGGACCCGCCTTGTGTCCACGACGGCCAGCGGCGCGAAGCAGCTGCCGTATCCAGCGGACTTTTGGCCGTCAAGACGCACGCTGAGTACTCGGCGGTCGCCAGGGATTCCTCTCACGACAACTTCGCCGTCCTCGTGCACGTCAAGGCTCCGGGGATcgtcgacggcgcggcggcggccagcgaggcggcggcggcgccacgcgcGCCTCTCGACCTCGTGACGGTGCTCGACGTGAGCGGAAGCATGCACCGGGACAAGCTTGCCCTGGTGAAGCAGGCCATGGGGTTCGTCATCGACAGCCTCGGCCCCGACGACCGCCTCAGCGTCGTGTCCTTCTCCTCCGGGGCGCGCCGCGTGACCAGGCTCCTGCGCATGTCGGCCATCGGGAAGGGTGTCGCCGCGGAGGCCGTGGAGTCCCTCACAGCGGGCGGCAGCACAAACATCGCCGAGGGGCTCCGGACGGCCGCCAAGGTGCTCGGCGAGCGCCGGTACCGGAACGCCGTCTCCAGCGTCATACTCCTCTCTGACGGCCAGGACAACCACACCGTCCGGCGAACGCGGAGCAGTGTACCCAACTACGAGGCGCTGGTGCCGCCGTCCTTCGTGCCAGCCGGCACCGGCAACCGGTCGGCGCCCATCCACACGTTTGGCTTCGGCCACAAGCACGACGCGGCGGCGATGCACATCATCGCCGAGGCCACTGGCGGGACGTTCTCGTACATCGAGAACGAGGCCGTCATCCAGGACGCGTTCGCGCAGTGCATCGCCGGGCTGCTCACCGTCGTGGTCCAGGAGGCGCGCGTTGCCATCGCTTCCGAGCACCCTGGAGTCCGCATCAGTTCGATCAAGTCCGGGCGTTACGAGAGCCGCGTCGACGAGGATGGCCGCTCCGCCTCGGTCGCCGTCGGCGAGCTCTATGCGGACGAGGAGCGGCGCTTCTTGTTGTTCTTGTCCGTTCCAACCGCGGAAGCAACGGACGGTGAGAGTGAGACCCCCCTGATCAGTGTTCGTTGCAGTTACCGAGAAGCGGCTGGTGGCGCGCACGTCGACGTGACGGCCGAggacgcggtggtggcgagacCGGAGCACGCGGCGGACGCGGAACGGTCAGCGGAGGTGGAGCGGGAGCGcgtccgcgtggaggcgatcgAGGACAtcgcggcggccagggcggcggcggagcggggcgcgcaccaggaggcggcggcgatacTCGGGTACCGGCGGCGAGCCGTGGCGCGGTCGTCAGCggcacgaggcggcggcgaccccaCGAGCGCGGCGCTGGGGACCGAGCTGCGGCGCATGTGCAAGCGCGTGGCGACCCGGGAGAGCTACAGGGGGTCGGGGCGCGCGTACGTGCTCGCCGGCCTGAGCTCGCACGAGCAGCAGCGCGCAACCTCGAGGCAGCTGCGCCCCCTGCGGCAGACCTTGGCGGGTGGCGAAGGTGGCGCCGGGGAGGCGATGAACTCGGAGGTGACGGAGTTGATGGAGTATCTCGGTGGCGGTGGACCGGGCGGCGATGCAGGGGcgtccagcgcggcggcggccgaaggGCCGTCGGAGAATGAGGCGGAGGGGACGGCGTCGTACCTGACGCCGGCCATGCGCGCCATGCTGTTGCGGTCGCGGAGGGCGCGGGAGGCGTCtgctgagcagcagcaggagcagcaacCGAAAGCTGCAGAAGAAGCGGGCGGCTCTGAATCCAAGGAACTGTGA
- the LOC120647347 gene encoding E3 ubiquitin-protein ligase WAV3-like isoform X1 produces the protein MGEAWSRAKRALATSLCISVPARQMAIEDSPPEAGVAEPSSSLAQEKAESASVSLRRLTSFGSRSSQKICSICLGGMRSGIGQALFTAECSHKFHFHCISSNVKHGNLICPICRAEWKELPGAQPADANYGRARVSPLNWPQDEGHMAVVRRLSNTYSGNLQEHLPFFRTPEAGIFNDDELIELQSDTANEHDAVTGSVEIKTYSEFPAIRQSVAQEVFAVLIHLKAPKSSHSACSRAPLDLVTVLDVSGSMAGTKLALLKCAMSFVIQTLGPNDRLSVIAFSSIARRLFPLRRMTLTGKQRALQDVSSLVASGGTNIAGGLKRGAKVIEDRQLKNPVCSIILLSDGQDTHTLLSDRGLLNYSALVPPSILPGTGHHVQIHTFGFGSDHDSAAMHAIADISSGTFSFIDAEGSIQDGFAQCIGGLLSVVIKEMRLSIECVDDGVLLTSIKSGGYTSQVAENGHSGSVDIGDLYADEERGFLVTLHVPAATGKTHLIKPTCTYDDAITTENIKVQGEEVSVQRPAHFVDCKMSPEVERELHRVQATEDMSAAQAAAEGGAFSQAVAILEGCRRILESQAAQSLDNQCLSLITELREMQDRVESRQRYEESGRAFMLSGLSSHTWQRATARGDSTDLTTTIHTYQTPSMVDMLQRSQTLAAPGVDTLNRSPTMAPSHRSPHRFRLPTRSTKSFSSQPL, from the exons ATGGGGGAGGCGTGGAGCCGCGCCAAGCGCGCGCTCGCCACCAGCCTCTGCATCAGCGTGCCCGCGCGCCAGATGGCCATCGAGGACTCGCCGCCGGAGGCGGGGGTGGCTGAGCCGTCGTCTTCTTTGGCCCAGGAGAAGGCGGAGTCCGCCTCCGTGTCTCTGCGGCGGCTGACAAGCTTTGGGAGCCGGAGCTCGCAG AAGATATGTTCAATTTGCCTTGGAGGCATGAGATCAGGGATCGGACAGGCCTTGTTCACAGCTGAATGCTCCCACAAATTCCATTTTCATTGCATATCTTCAAATGTCAAGCATGGCAACCTTATCTGCCCGATATGCCGTGCTGAGTGGAAAGAACTCCCAGGTGCTCAACCTGCAGATGCCAATTATGGAAGAGCTAGAGTAAGCCCACTAAATTGGCCCCAGGATGAAGGGCACATGGCTGTTGTCCGCAGGCTTTCCAATACATACAGTGGAAACCTGCAGGAGCACCTTCCTTTCTTCCGTACACCAGAGGCAGGCATCTTCAATGATGATGAGCTCATAGAGCTTCAGTCTGATACAGCAAATGAACATGATGCAGTCACTGGTTCAGTTGAAATCAAGACATATTCAGAATTTCCTGCTATACGACAGTCTGTGGCCCAGGAGGTCTTTGCTGTATTAATCCATCTCAAGGCTCCAAAATCCTCTCACTCAGCATGCTCCCGTGCACCTCTTGACCTTGTCACTGTTCTTGATGTCAGCGGTAGCATGGCAGGGACCAAGCTTGCACTTCTGAAGTGTGCCATGAGCTTTGTCATACAAACCCTTGGACCCAACGACCGCCTGTCTGTCATTGCCTTCTCATCCATAGCACGGAGACTCTTTCCTCTTCGCCGAATGACATTAACTGGTAAGCAGCGAGCCTTGCAAGATGTCAGTTCACTTGTTGCAAGTGGTGGCACAAACATTGCTGGCGGGCTAAAGAGAGGTGCTAAAGTGATCGAGGACCGTCAGTTGAAGAACCCAGTCTGTAGCATCATTCTTCTCTCTGATGGTCAAGACACACATACCCTCCTTTCTGACAGGGGTTTGCTAAATTACAGCGCCCTTGTCCCACCTTCAATTCTTCCCGGAACAGGTCATCATGTCCAGATCCACACCTTTGGTTTTGGATCAGATCATGATTCTGCTGCCATGCATGCTATTGCTGATATATCTAGTGGCACATTTTCATTTATTGATGCTGAAGGCTCGATCCAAGATGGGTTTGCTCAGTGTATTGGCGGGCTCCTGAGTGTAGTTATTAAGGAGATGCGTTTGAGCATTGAATGTGTTGATGACGGTGTGCTGCTGACGTCCATCAAGTCAGGCGGCTATACAAGTCAGGTTGCTGAAAATGGCCATAGTGGTTCAGTTGATATTGGAGACCTGTATGCAGATGAAGAGCGGGGGTTTCTGGTCACTCTACATGTCCCAGCTGCGACGGGGAAGACTCATCTGATCAAACCTACATGCACATACGACGACGCAATCACCACTGAGAATATCAAAGTACAGGGTGAAGAAGTGAGCGTTCAGCGCCCTGCACATTTTGTGGACTGCAAAATGTCTCCTGAAGTTGAACGTGAGTTGCACCGTGTTCAAGCCACAGAGGACATGTCTGCCGCACAGGCTGCAGCTGAGGGGGGTGCTTTTTCTCAGGCCGTTGCGATTCTCGAAGGCTGTAGGAGGATACTGGAATCACAAGCTGCACAATCTTTAGATAACCAATGCTTGTCATTGATAACAGAGCTGAGGGAGATGCAGGATAGGGTGGAGAGCCGGCAAAGGTACGAGGAATCAGGCAGGGCGTTCATGCTGTCTGGCCTGAGCTCACACACATGGCAGAGAGCAACCGCACGTGGTGACTCGACTGATCTCACTACCACTATTCACACATATCAGACGCCATCCATGGTTGACATGCTTCAGCGCTCTCAGACTCTTGCTGCCCCTGGTGTTGACACGCTGAACCGCTCCCCAACTATGGCTCCTTCACATAGGTCTCCACATAGGTTCAGGCTGCCAACCAGGTCAACGAAATCCTTCTCCAGTCAGCCCCTGTGA